From Chrysemys picta bellii isolate R12L10 chromosome 1, ASM1138683v2, whole genome shotgun sequence:
gaactaattcctataagaatggactctaaagactgatgactttgagtctctggttctgctgccagcctccaggagcatcaggtgcacctgacacagactcggctccatcctcatgaccaagatacctggccagtaacttggcatgagcaacttctaggctggtaactataacacctatacagaacttgaatgaatgattgtgtgaatgaatctctctctctctctctctctctctctctctctctctgtgtgtatatatatatatatatatatatatatatgtgtgtgtatgtataagaaataagtagtcaaacaacgttgtttacttttatcttttgctttatcagtatatttacaataaatgtggcatctttgccttatccctcttaataagatcctgctggtttttattctattggtataacattttggtggagaattgcaaaagggggaatattggtaaAATGCCTCAGTTATTGTGAACATTGGTGTGCACACAGCCGGCTCTATAGAGAGCGGTTCTATTTTTGGTTAACCAAAGCCTACTGACCTCCGGTGGGTAGAGGCTTCTTTAAAGAGCTCATAGAAACTTTAAGCTACAATTAATCTTATCCAAAGTGTTCACTGAGAAATCAGGGGTAACAAGAGCCTATAGGGCAAGGTAAAGCTGCTCGCTGAACGAGATCAGGGGTAGCAGGATAAGATAATTTAGGCTGTGTCACTCGCTGCAAGGGTTCAGGGGTGACAAAGGAAACTATACAcgtgttaaaaaaatgtttaagaaaagacaAGGGAGAACAGTCTCAGAGACAGGAATGGAGTTTGAAGGAGCTCCAACCTCACcttttgtaaaagaaataacACCCTTTAAACAAATCCTTCAGAGATATGGGCACAGTCCTTGGACTGAACAAGCCCTTGCAGATGCTTGCTCTATTTCAGACCTGGAGGATAGATTGGCCCACTATATCCTCATATGTAAACCCCCAAATGTAGCAAAAAGAGACGCTGCAGGGATCTGGCTGCTGTGGGAGGCTTGTAATGACAGCTACCTCCGCCTAACAGCCTGTACAGAGGAAAACTTACTGTTTCTCGCTCTGATCCTGGGAAGGATTTTTATATTTGGTggatgaaccctcggtggtaaaagcccgagcaatacagagggaagctttgcgtctctccctctggcccaaagTGGGTTAAAATCATAAAATacaaatcttgttctgttaaaccaaactctgaagaatataggagtttgggcagtgtagtgtggtttatgtttgtttgtttgttttgctttgttttgtttttcttgtgagtgatattgtggtcacttcacaatattgaaagaaatgtttaaggaaagggaccaggaagggtgggggctggttgagaagcccaccctccttgctaaattggtagtggaacaaagcttgtgcccatggaaaggaaaggttctttggaaaaagcaggatcaggcccagacaagcaggcaagaaATTGGTTGGAAGCCTTAagggcatagtggcaggagtaaGAAAGCAATAAGTGCAGGCATGaatccctggaacaatacttaaaatggtaaaatctaaTTGATAAAGGTGTTATTTTGGGAGATAAACAGTAATTTAAGGAAAGACCCTGAAAAGTTAACTGTACAGAGGCTGAacagaattaagcagttaaactttgtgaaaatgttaaaaagtaccatgttaaagagaaaaggaattcttggtttctttgcagccattctgcaggaaaaatgggcccttttccaaaggaatgtctgtaaataatccaggtatttgaaataatttgactgtgaacaatttagtcaaatttgttAAAAACATGAGGGGATTCTATTGAAACTTAACTGACCCAAATGTATGAAGGGAatataatctatgtacagctatgtaaaaacagcaATGTAGAAAAGAtgttaagggaaagaaaatgtgtatgtatctatttgtctgtggaaatatgtaaagttctaagaacctaaaccaacacatctggtttgtaaaactcctgttttgtaggtttaagataaattagttttgttttgtttttaatgtgtaacaaaatagcaaatgaaagctgtagtaaaagaataagaaattaacagtgcccctctgaagcaacagcaggggtgaggtgcacaaaacaaaaagaagcactgctagaaacactgagccttaagatggctctgtgtaatcagactgccACTTTGACGAGGGTACATGAAaactctgtaaaaacaaaaggaagcagctgcagtttgGCTTCTATGGAAGACCTGTAACAAGGTATTCCTTCAATTGGctacatgcaaaaataaaaaactgcacCAAGATTTACAAGCCTCTGCTGCAAAAGCAGAGAAATAAACTGTATGTCCAGCAGTCACACTAGAACAGAGGATAGCACAAGCccaagcacccctcccccccctggaAGAATTGGATACCATGGGTCAGGAGAGACATATTTGGTACACCGATGGCAGTTCCATGGTGGTGCATGGTAAAAAGAGAATCAGATATGCAGCCATTAATTTAGAAGAAGAGGTACTAAAGGGGTATTTGGATCATGGCTCAGCACAACATGCTGAACTCCATGCCATATACCCAGTCCTAAAACAATATGAAACAGAGAACTGTCCCAAAACTGTATACATCTATGCTGACAGCAATTACTGTGTAAATGGGGTGCAATATTGGATGTTTGATTGGCAGAGGAACAATTGGAAAGCCACAGatgggaaaaaaatagcataTATAGATGAATGGAAATGGATTTATGCCTGGGTTACCTCTCATCCCAACCAGCTTAAAATCAAACATGTCAAGGCACACGGAAAAGGCTCTGCAGCTGAAACAGTATGAAATAACCGTGCTGATGCCATAGCCAGAGATTATGAAGGGATAGCAGCAGTGACCCGAAGGCAGGAAAAGAAGGTATTAGAAGCAGTCCGCGTCCCAGGAAGGATTGAAAGGCAGGAACTGGTGAACATAGCTCATCAGTTCATGCATGAAGAAGTGGAAGGGACGCTGGGAAGGTTAAAGCAAGTGGCAGAATGGAAGGGGATGAGAGATGATGTGGATACATGGGTCAGGAATTGTATACAGGGTGCCAAAGATAAAGCTTGTCCTCCACACCAGCCTCAGATGCTACATCAAAGAAGGCTGGGACCCTGGCATAGAATTCAAATTGACTTCATTGATAAATTGCCAAGGAGTAAAGAAGGATTTCGATATCTAATTGTAATCACAGATTCCTTTTCAGGTTGGGTGGAAGCTTTCCCTACTAGGAACAATAGCGCCCGCACAGCCGCTAAGAAACTATTCTCTGAAGTGGTTTGCAGATATGGGACTCCCAAGATTATCGACGCAGACAAGGGAGGATCCTTTGTGGGAGACATATTTACTCTACTGCTTAAAGCATTAGGGGTTTCACACAAACTCCATGTCCCATACAGACCGCAGTCTTCAGGACAAgtatctccaggccatggcaaaatggctggagattttaaaaacagaaaattttttctagatggagtgttaacgcccttttatcgagagaaagggaggatttacattcacaagaaatgcaccacttaattagcatttgtgcagccccaagtaccaaacacactgtggcagagaccaagcaggttctgccagggtgaaagcactgtgctaatttgtttccaagcttctatctttcaggctctgaaccagaacatcaggagagctggtaccagctgaagagttataaaagaccatggttatagtgtcatgacaaagtctgtgttcagtgttgtgtgttgcatgttctgtgtctgtctctagtggtgtcctgtgctagcactgGGTCTAGAAAAAGAGggaatactacactagacagggtaaatgtcttttcctctctactttccccatctccatccaacttatcaatcaccacttgtgtccaaaaaaacTTTGGttccccaatgcatcaggtttattttttgttaggttctctaatagtcattttgttgttaatttttgttattaatacatttgtattgttagctacatttgcttgtattattattaattccacactttcctctctGCACTCTGTATTCTagttccccaagccctgaagagtagttcttgggcccccataacctgtaagaccttggcccataattgtatgcccccatctttcaggtccccagaaacctcttaaGAACAACTGTTAGAAATAGGGGATTCTGCATTAAAAAGGTCCTAACCTCagtaacttttattgtttgatgactattgcagcatcaaaatTGGAcctcattttatttgtcaatgtacctaattattgtaatggttttaggttttattgtattcccaattattataattaattgtttgcatttctgtTTATATTATATCTGGTGTTTGGTCAACCtgcttataattgtttggtttgtttacaACAGATCACCTGTGCCCTACAATGACAACTACTGTACTGTACTGATCATAGATCAAGGGGCggagtgttgtaggagcagcactgATCTGTATGCAAACGGCTGTAGCTATGGGATGCACTGAAATGCAGATACTTGCCCTATCTACTTtggaacacaaaatgttttgggtaactTTGGGTAATATTAAGGTTTTAATGCATttgttaaaacaaaggaaatgatCTCTGTTTGATACTTACCAATATGACTGGATGCAGTATGTTTCCAGCACTGTGAAACCAGACTTGTTAATTGGggaaataattgtaaaaatagcACATCAACAGTCTCTGGAGGCAAAGGTATGGAAGGTTAGCCCACTCCCCATATTACACATGGGATCATTCTGGCTGCCTCGGACCTCAagccagtgggctggggagggaggaaaactattggacactagaggttgtaccgaatggactcctcaaaagtgggtatgACTCACCTTACCGGTTGCCCCAGAGCCTTGTAGTAAAGATGTTTCATTGGAATCATGTATGTGGGATGAATTGGATAATGACACCAAAGTATTGTACAATGGACAATGTGTATGTATCCACTCATGGGAGGAAGTATTTTGGGAGGATGGGAGTGTTAGCAACCTCCCCAGTAGATGAATGTAAATGATTCTCTGGATGGTCCCCGACTACCACTGGCATCCTATCAGTAATGCTACACCCCTTGATAGTAGTcttgatattaaattgtatttgtataattggtatgAATGGCATGTGTTTTCAGATAAACAGAATGTATGCTAAATTGGAATCACAAACACGTTGCCTCACAGTACCTTCTCTCAAAcaggttaaaaagaaagtgacactAACGATTATATAAATAtcgtagtgtcaaaagggggattatgtagggatattaaagaaggtactaacagtgattcccccaagagacagtgaccccctcataatttggcccccacactttaaaatccaacagtttcaccaagtacaaaaatctcttgggtcttctgttaaaacttgtaagctactgtctgtagaaaccattgattatatctatcctgtgactactatgtaaaacttacaaacaagttaactgactttgttatacaatgtaaacaaacactataagctgttaagtgactttcacttcattcaatggctcctaggacagacccccaccctctgtaattaaagggccgggagtctcaaatgaattagcacacactccgaaaatggtggagacagtaaattaaaatatggttaagggatggaatgtatgctgatgaatgcttgatatacatggatggttagggaggtgtcagcctagaaaaggagtatccatcggccgaagaatgtgtcaagtggatgaccagaaacccccggagggtaaactgggacccaccccatcacctggaaggatgagaaacacaaacaagtCCACATGTCATATTATCGTGAACAGGGGAAATATTTGAAGCATATGTCTCTAGTGCTGCAAGGCAAACGCTTATGTGAATAATTGTGTTTCAATATAAATACCACAGAGGAAAGAACAGAAGGGTATAGGATTTACAACAGACAGAAAACACAACTTGTAATTTGTATCAAAACAATTAAACATTTAAATAGATGGTTTTAATTAATTTTCACTACAAAACATTTAGTACAGTAGGCGGAGATAACCATTGCTTCCCAGTGATTTATGAGCCTTGCGTGGAAAAGTAATATTCATCTTGTACAAAGTAACTTAGATTGCATTGCAGTACTACATGTGCATGTGAGGATAATGCTAGACTCATTCAGGAAAAACAAGTAAAATGATCTATTAATTCCCTGAGACAGGCAGTGGTGGATGTTGCATCATTTAATTAAACTTAATCCAAATAAAATGGAAATTTTGTTAATTGGTTTTAAGAACTTCCTGAGTGAGGTTTACACCCCACCAATCgcatttgattttcttttaaaccagTCTCTGTGTGTACAGAAGCTGAGTTATATTCTCATCTGATTTATCTGTAGAGTTGTACCTCTTTTCTGTGTCCAGAATTTCTTTCTACCACGCTAAGGACTAAGTCCCCCATCCCAGGAATAACTAGAGAAAGCCAGGAATGCAGAGGACCCCATGTAGCTctgctttgcagagatgggtaTGTGTGAAGAGATCTTACTAGAAGCCTCCTTGACCTTTGTTTGGCGTGGAGCTGACTGAGCTCTGTATTAAGCCTCCTGGAGGGAGAATTCAGAGGGCGGGggcggtggggaggggcagaccGGAAAAGGACTGGGTAGAGTTTGTCTCCCTTTCTATAATTTTACCCCAGACAAAGGGGCAGAACAGCAAAACACAGAGACTGTGGAAGGTCAGCGTATGCATTAACAGCTATACGGTAGTTGCATGGATGCTCTAGGGCTCTGCTGCCAAGCTGAGGAAGGGAATTCTGACACAGCTCAGACTCCTTGAACAATTCCCTGCTCATAGACCATTTATTAGGCCTTTGCTTTGGGATAAAGATTTGGCTTCTATTATATATCATCAGCCTAATGCCTTTGTTTAGCAAACGGGACTTGAAGCAGGGACACCACTTTCTGTTTTCTCCAGGCTTGATTTTTGTAATTCTGTTTCACCAGGAGTTCCTGATGACAACATGTCCAAGATGCAGGTCTGCAGAATGCATCTGCTCCCATTCTTACAGATCCTCAGAGGTTCAAAAAAACACTCCTGGTTTTACAGTCTTTACACTGGCTCCCTGTAAAATTCTATATCCATTTTAAGGTTTTATTGCCTACTTTTAAGACACTCAGCAGTGGCTGTGGCCTAATATATCTGTCAGATCTTTTAAATCCATATATTCCCAGTTGTTCTTGAGGCCAGAACTAgtagggttatttagtctgccTGAGATATAACCTTAAGCCACCGGGTGCTATGTCTTTTAGCAACTAAGCTTTGTGATTATGGAACTGCATTCCAATTGTTGTTTGAATTGCTCAATTTGTCTCAGTATTTAGAGCTACAGAAATCTATATTTGATGCTGCTTTTGattgtttgaaaaaaatgatATTGTTAGTGTAGAACACCCCATGCAACTTTTGGATGAAGGTGATgtataaaaagtgttttgttgTTTGTCCTCTGGCAATTTGGGCATGAAGGACACAGGGACTGGTAAAGGGTCCTTGTGATTAACCTCGCTGAAATTCTTCAGAAGCATATGCATTGCTTCCAAAATCTTATGTTACCCAGTTTTACAAAGGTCAACAACACACAGTATTTCCCCTGCCTTTTAAGATAACTCTCTACTCAAAGTAAAAATTGTTTTGCTTGTGAGGATAGATAACTAAACAGAAAGCCCAGTCCTGATAGGCTGTACATAGCTGTAGAAATGTAAATGCACATATGAAGCTTTCAGACAGATTTAGATTTGCTTGAAGGCCATTCCTGAAATCTGTCCATATTTTTTGATGTGTACATTGCAGAATTTCTTTTCAGCTATTAGAGTGTCTCAGGGATATAAAATCAGTTTGTTAGATGTTTTAAAGTATAGAACACTAGCCTGAAGCATACCTAAACACTGTAGAGTCTATGGACATAGTTGCAATAAAACTAAACATCAAACCAAAACTTATATAAAAGTTAATAAGCTTAGCCCGAAAGGTACTTTCAAGCATTTGGTGAAATTGCATTACTAGAAGTAATCTTCACTATAAAGCTATTTTCAATGGAAAAGTAAGGAGGATAGAGAAGTTTCCAAGCACAGGATTTTCTAGTCACTCCAGAGTGGAGTATTGTAGCATTGGAATATCTTAAATATTTGGCTTACAAAAGGATTACAGTACAAATCCTACAGTAAAATTATGGAACTATAGAGCATTAACAGGTCATCAGCACCTTACTTTGAGTGAATGAGCACAATGCGAGGGATATAGACTCATTACAGGAAATAGATCAGCCCTTAGGCTGACTGGCTGGTATCCTCCCCAGACACTCAAAGAAGAGCAGGTTAGCAATTTTCCGATGAAACTgggtttcatcagaaaatgctgatgcaTTGAAACCAAAGTGTTTTGTTAATAAATAGTTTGATTTCAGTGAACTTCCAGCAAAACAAAAGCAGCTTTCCTGCCAGATCAACTGGCTGACTGCTTGGGATCCCAGATCTCCCAGGGTCTGCAGTTCTGGGTCAGCCCTGCAATACTGACTACCTCAGAGTCAGGGACACCAAGGCTTCCTTCCCCAGAGGAAGCCGTGGGAACCCTGGGTCTGGCAGGGACTTTCAGGGTCTAGGCtcctggctctgcagcagggaaCTTGGAAGCCCTGGAAGCCCCACCTCAAGCCAGGGTTCCCAGGGTTTCCAGGCTCCCCACTCCACTGGAGACTGGCAACCCTGTAAAACTTCCCCTTTCTATGCCAGGGGAGTTCCCTGACTCCCTGGGACTCCCTTGTCTTCCCAGGCTGCCCCCTACTCCAAAGGACAACCTGGGCTATCCCTGACTCATCCCTGGCCGATCTTCAATAAGTCcactgatgaacctatcctccatgaatgcatctaatttttttgaaccctgttatagttttgaccttcacatcatccctggcaatgagttccacaggttgactgtgtgttatgtgaagaagtttgtttgttttacacttgctgcctattaatttaattgggtgaccacTAGTTCTCGTGTTGtgtgaagtggtaaataacacttccctattcactttctccacaccattcatgactcTATAgtcctctgtcatatcccccattagtcatctctttttgagtctgaacagtcccaatctctttaatctctcctcatatggaagctgttgaTCCCTTTTACCCTCTAAAACAGACTCAATGCACCCTTACAATGGCTTGCCTATTTCAGTAACTCAATTGT
This genomic window contains:
- the LOC135976547 gene encoding ribonuclease H-like, producing the protein MGQERHIWYTDGSSMVVHGKKRIRYAAINLEEEVLKGYLDHGSAQHAELHAIYPVLKQYETENCPKTVYIYADSNYCVNGVQYWMFDWQRNNWKATDGKKIAYIDEWKWIYAWVTSHPNQLKIKHVKAHGKGSAAETV